Proteins from one Pseudomonas grandcourensis genomic window:
- a CDS encoding phosphatidate cytidylyltransferase, with amino-acid sequence MLKQRIITALILLPIALCGFFLLEGSGFALFIGLVVTLGAWEWARLAGFAGQAFRVGYAAVVALALFLMYILPGLAPWVLGASVLWWAVATYLVLTYPRSSEHWSTAATKLVIGLLILLPAWQGLVQIKQYPLGNWLIMAVMVLVWGADIGAYFSGRAFGKRKLAPQVSPGKSWEGVYGGLALSLVITTIVALIRDWTVAELFKGLIGAALIVFVSVVGDLTESMFKRQSGIKDSSNLLPGHGGVLDRIDSLTAAIPVFAVLLWMAAP; translated from the coding sequence ATGCTTAAACAACGAATCATCACCGCACTGATCCTGCTACCGATTGCCCTGTGCGGGTTTTTCCTGCTTGAAGGTTCCGGTTTTGCACTGTTCATTGGGCTGGTCGTGACCCTTGGTGCCTGGGAATGGGCGCGCCTGGCGGGTTTCGCCGGTCAAGCGTTCCGCGTCGGCTATGCTGCAGTGGTCGCTTTGGCGCTGTTCCTCATGTACATCCTGCCCGGTCTCGCGCCTTGGGTATTGGGCGCTTCAGTGCTGTGGTGGGCTGTGGCGACGTATCTGGTGCTGACCTATCCGCGTTCGAGCGAGCATTGGTCCACTGCGGCGACCAAGCTGGTTATCGGTCTGTTGATTCTCTTGCCGGCCTGGCAAGGCCTGGTGCAGATCAAGCAATACCCGTTGGGTAACTGGCTGATCATGGCGGTGATGGTGCTGGTCTGGGGTGCCGATATTGGCGCCTACTTCTCCGGTCGTGCTTTCGGCAAGCGCAAGCTCGCACCGCAGGTCAGTCCAGGCAAAAGCTGGGAAGGCGTGTACGGTGGTCTGGCGCTGAGTCTGGTGATTACCACAATCGTTGCTCTGATACGCGACTGGACGGTGGCCGAATTGTTCAAAGGGTTGATCGGTGCCGCGCTGATCGTGTTCGTTTCGGTGGTGGGAGATCTGACTGAAAGCATGTTCAAGCGTCAATCCGGGATCAAGGACAGCAGCAATCTGCTTCCAGGTCACGGCGGCGTGCTGGATCGTATCGACAGCCTGACGGCAGCGATTCCGGTGTTTGCGGTGCTGCTGTGGATGGCGGCCCCATGA
- the ispC gene encoding 1-deoxy-D-xylulose-5-phosphate reductoisomerase, with protein MSRPQQITVLGATGSIGLSTLDVIARHPDRYQVFALSGFTRLSELLALCVRHVPRFAVVPEVAAARTLQDDLRAAGLSTRVLVGEDGLCQVASDPEVDAVMAAIVGAAGLRPTLAAVEAGKKILLANKEALVMSGALFMQAVRKSGSVLLPIDSEHNAIFQCMPLDYARGLEAVGVRRILLTASGGPFRQTPMAELAHVSPDQACAHPNWSMGRKISVDSASMMNKGLELIEACWLFDARPSQVEVVIHPQSVIHSLVDYVDGSVLAQLGNPDMRTPIANALAWPERIDSGVAPLDLFAIARLDFQAPDEERFPCLRLARQAAEAGNSAPAMLNAANEVAVAAFLDERVRYPEIASIIEEVLNLEPVVAVDDLDAVFTADAKARLLAGQWLSRHGR; from the coding sequence ATGAGCCGCCCGCAACAGATTACCGTTCTGGGTGCGACCGGCTCGATTGGCCTGAGTACGCTCGACGTCATTGCTCGTCACCCCGATCGATATCAGGTCTTTGCCTTGAGTGGCTTCACCCGTCTGAGTGAGTTGCTGGCGCTCTGCGTGCGCCATGTGCCGCGATTTGCCGTGGTGCCTGAAGTCGCAGCTGCCCGCACCCTGCAGGATGATTTGCGCGCGGCAGGTCTTTCGACCCGTGTTCTGGTGGGGGAGGACGGTTTGTGTCAGGTCGCTTCCGATCCGGAAGTCGATGCGGTCATGGCGGCCATCGTCGGTGCAGCAGGATTGCGTCCGACACTGGCGGCGGTCGAGGCGGGCAAGAAGATCCTCCTGGCCAATAAAGAAGCGCTGGTCATGTCCGGCGCGCTGTTCATGCAGGCCGTGCGCAAGAGCGGTTCGGTGTTGTTGCCGATCGATAGCGAGCACAACGCCATTTTCCAGTGCATGCCGCTGGATTATGCCCGTGGCCTTGAGGCGGTCGGCGTACGCCGGATTTTGCTGACGGCTTCCGGCGGTCCGTTCCGGCAGACGCCAATGGCCGAACTGGCGCATGTTTCTCCCGATCAGGCGTGTGCTCACCCGAACTGGTCCATGGGGCGAAAAATCTCCGTTGACTCGGCCAGCATGATGAACAAGGGCCTTGAGTTGATCGAAGCCTGCTGGCTGTTCGATGCCAGGCCTTCGCAGGTCGAGGTGGTGATTCACCCACAAAGTGTGATCCATTCGCTGGTCGACTACGTCGATGGTTCTGTCCTGGCGCAGCTGGGTAATCCGGACATGCGCACGCCCATCGCCAATGCCCTGGCGTGGCCTGAGCGGATCGATTCGGGTGTGGCGCCGCTGGATCTGTTTGCCATTGCGCGGCTGGACTTCCAGGCGCCCGATGAAGAGCGTTTCCCTTGCCTGCGTCTGGCCCGTCAGGCTGCCGAAGCGGGTAACAGCGCGCCCGCCATGCTCAATGCGGCGAACGAAGTGGCGGTGGCGGCATTTCTCGACGAACGGGTTCGTTACCCGGAAATCGCGAGTATCATCGAGGAAGTACTGAATCTGGAGCCCGTAGTGGCCGTGGATGATCTCGATGCAGTGTTCACGGCAGACGCGAAAGCGCGATTGCTGGCCGGACAATGGTTGAGTCGTCACGGGCGGTAA